A single genomic interval of Saccharothrix saharensis harbors:
- a CDS encoding LmeA family phospholipid-binding protein — protein MTAMTETDRRRPARGRKLIIVALVVGGLLVAADFALAAIGEYQVAQKMREKFGLSEDPSVRINGFPFITQAIGGDYRDIEISATGVPVRDQLRDLEIRANLKHTRIGLSDLLAGNTRGAKIDQVLGSVKIKANDLNRVVNQVTPFTDMTIEPDKRTRVTDGQPDPTVAAVKLSGKTKVAGRDLRITAYGTVSLVNGQVMIAVNDVELDDVALDGLDAVLGVVREALSVTIDPGALPFTVTPTAVKVESGAFTLEGAINDILLDQGGS, from the coding sequence ATGACCGCGATGACCGAGACCGACCGCCGCCGTCCCGCGCGCGGCCGCAAGCTGATCATCGTCGCGCTCGTGGTGGGCGGGCTGCTGGTCGCCGCCGACTTCGCGCTGGCCGCGATCGGCGAGTACCAGGTCGCGCAGAAGATGCGGGAGAAGTTCGGGCTCAGCGAGGACCCGTCGGTCCGGATCAACGGCTTCCCGTTCATCACCCAGGCGATCGGCGGCGACTACCGCGACATCGAGATCAGCGCGACCGGTGTGCCCGTGCGCGACCAGCTGCGCGACCTGGAGATCCGGGCGAACCTCAAGCACACCCGCATCGGCCTGTCCGACCTGCTGGCGGGCAACACCCGCGGCGCGAAGATCGACCAGGTGCTGGGCAGCGTCAAGATCAAGGCCAACGACCTGAACCGGGTGGTCAACCAGGTCACGCCGTTCACCGACATGACGATCGAGCCGGACAAGCGCACCAGGGTGACCGACGGGCAGCCCGACCCCACGGTCGCGGCGGTGAAGCTGTCCGGCAAGACCAAGGTCGCGGGCCGCGACCTGCGCATCACCGCCTACGGCACGGTGTCGCTGGTCAACGGCCAGGTGATGATCGCGGTGAACGACGTCGAGCTGGACGACGTGGCGCTGGACGGCTTGGACGCGGTGCTCGGCGTGGTGCGCGAGGCGTTGAGCGTGACCATCGACCCGGGCGCGCTGCCGTTCACCGTGACGCCGACCGCGGTGAAGGTGGAGAGCGGCGCGTTCACGCTGGAAGGCGCGATCAACGACATCCTCCTCGACCAGGGCGGCAGCTGA
- the pstS gene encoding phosphate ABC transporter substrate-binding protein PstS, which translates to MKTKRHGAVLGLIAAGALLLTACGSDNNAPSAGSTSAAGDSSVPVECGGKSKLSAEGSSAQQNAIATFIQAYQAKCPGSDLAYNASGSGAGVKQFNAGQVDFGGSDSPLSESKGEVAAAAERCKGNPAWNLPLVFGPVALGYKLEGVNDLVLNGEVTAKIFNGGIKKWNDPAIAALNSGASLPDKDIKVVYRSDESGTTDNFQKYLTAASKGAWTQGDGKQFKGGVGEAKEKSAGVAQAAGSVDGAITYVELSFAQDNKLSLAKIDNGSGPVELTNETVGKAIDGATIKGTGNDLVLDLNSIYGSTTAGAYPLLLATYEIVCSKGYDADTAKAVKAFLTVAATTGQDGLADAGYAPLPKAFQDKLLTAVKAIA; encoded by the coding sequence GTGAAGACCAAGCGACACGGCGCCGTACTCGGCCTGATCGCGGCCGGTGCGCTTCTGCTCACCGCGTGTGGCAGCGACAACAACGCCCCCAGCGCCGGTTCCACGTCGGCGGCCGGCGACTCGTCGGTCCCCGTCGAGTGCGGTGGCAAGTCGAAGCTCAGCGCAGAGGGCTCTTCCGCGCAGCAGAACGCGATCGCCACGTTCATCCAGGCCTACCAGGCGAAGTGCCCGGGCTCGGACCTCGCCTACAACGCCTCCGGCTCCGGCGCGGGCGTCAAGCAGTTCAACGCGGGCCAGGTCGACTTCGGTGGCTCCGACTCGCCGCTGTCGGAGAGCAAGGGCGAGGTCGCCGCGGCTGCCGAGCGCTGCAAGGGCAACCCCGCGTGGAACCTGCCGCTGGTCTTCGGCCCGGTCGCGCTGGGCTACAAGCTCGAGGGCGTCAACGACCTGGTCCTCAACGGCGAGGTGACCGCCAAGATCTTCAACGGCGGCATCAAGAAGTGGAACGACCCGGCCATCGCGGCGCTGAACAGCGGCGCGTCGCTGCCCGACAAGGACATCAAGGTCGTCTACCGCTCGGACGAGTCCGGCACGACCGACAACTTCCAGAAGTACCTGACCGCCGCCTCCAAGGGCGCGTGGACCCAGGGTGACGGCAAGCAGTTCAAGGGCGGCGTCGGCGAGGCCAAGGAGAAGTCCGCCGGTGTCGCGCAGGCCGCGGGTTCGGTCGACGGCGCCATCACCTACGTCGAGCTGTCGTTCGCGCAGGACAACAAGCTGTCCCTGGCCAAGATCGACAACGGCTCCGGCCCGGTCGAGCTGACCAACGAGACGGTCGGCAAGGCCATCGACGGCGCCACCATCAAGGGCACCGGCAACGACCTGGTCCTCGACCTGAACTCGATCTACGGCTCCACCACCGCGGGCGCCTACCCGCTGCTGCTGGCCACCTACGAGATCGTCTGCTCCAAGGGCTACGACGCCGACACCGCGAAGGCCGTGAAGGCGTTCCTGACCGTCGCGGCGACGACTGGCCAGGACGGCCTGGCGGACGCGGGCTACGCTCCGCTGCCGAAGGCCTTCCAGGACAAGCTGCTGACCGCCGTCAAGGCCATCGCCTGA
- the pstA gene encoding phosphate ABC transporter permease PstA encodes MTTDTADLNRLATPPTFQSVSGTRKLKNGIATALVYGAFLVAIVPLIWVLWVVIQRGFPVVLDGDWWQKSLSGLLGRQQGGGVYHAIYGTLVQGLVCGLLSVPIGLFVGVYLVEYGGRSKLSKATTFMVDILTGVPSIVAALFIYTLWITYFGFGRSGFAVSLALVLLMVPVIVRTTEEMLKIVPDELREASYALGIPKWKTIVKVVIPTALSGIITGIMLALARVMGETAPVLVLAAYAPYINYNLFEGPMASLPLLMTSERNNPTQAGFERIWGAAITLVIIITLFNLLATVISRWLAPKTK; translated from the coding sequence ATGACGACCGACACGGCGGACCTGAACCGCCTCGCCACGCCGCCGACGTTCCAGAGCGTCAGCGGCACGCGCAAGCTCAAGAACGGCATCGCCACCGCGCTGGTCTACGGGGCGTTCCTCGTCGCGATCGTGCCCCTGATCTGGGTGCTGTGGGTCGTCATCCAGCGCGGCTTCCCGGTCGTGCTCGACGGCGACTGGTGGCAGAAGTCGCTGTCCGGCCTGCTGGGCCGCCAGCAGGGCGGCGGCGTCTACCACGCGATCTACGGCACCCTGGTCCAGGGCCTGGTGTGCGGCTTGCTGTCCGTGCCGATCGGCCTGTTCGTCGGCGTGTACCTGGTGGAGTACGGCGGCCGGTCCAAGCTGTCCAAGGCCACCACGTTCATGGTCGACATCCTGACCGGTGTGCCGTCCATCGTGGCCGCGCTGTTCATCTACACGCTGTGGATCACCTACTTCGGCTTCGGCCGCAGCGGGTTCGCGGTGTCCCTCGCGCTGGTGCTGCTGATGGTGCCGGTGATCGTGCGGACCACCGAGGAGATGCTGAAGATCGTGCCGGACGAGTTGCGCGAGGCGTCCTACGCGCTCGGCATCCCCAAGTGGAAGACGATCGTGAAGGTCGTCATCCCGACCGCGCTGTCCGGCATCATCACCGGCATCATGCTGGCCCTGGCCCGCGTCATGGGCGAGACCGCGCCGGTGCTCGTGCTGGCCGCGTACGCGCCCTACATCAACTACAACCTGTTCGAAGGGCCGATGGCGTCGCTGCCGCTGCTCATGACGTCGGAGCGGAACAACCCGACGCAGGCCGGTTTCGAGCGGATCTGGGGTGCGGCGATCACCCTGGTCATCATCATCACGCTGTTCAACCTGCTGGCGACCGTGATCTCGCGGTGGCTGGCTCCGAAGACGAAGTGA
- a CDS encoding DUF3558 domain-containing protein, whose amino-acid sequence MIKGLSVRIVLSLTVLGAVVTGCTTGGTATPGSTTTSGTTEQTGKGTTTTKPSGGGDSLADFDSCEVLNSVAAQLNLTEVEEESRGACGAATSPAGGVSIKAQPELAIADAVGDGKKSDTSIGPRKARLVEAPGTNTSCLVAVEVSPTSRVDVIASTRSLESSCELATNVATAIEPKLPK is encoded by the coding sequence TTGATCAAGGGATTGTCGGTCCGCATCGTCTTGTCGCTGACGGTGCTCGGCGCCGTTGTCACCGGCTGCACCACCGGCGGAACGGCCACGCCGGGGTCGACCACCACATCGGGCACGACTGAGCAGACGGGGAAGGGCACCACCACGACGAAGCCTTCCGGTGGTGGTGACTCGCTCGCGGACTTCGACTCGTGCGAGGTTCTCAACTCTGTCGCGGCACAGCTCAACCTGACCGAAGTCGAGGAGGAGAGTCGCGGCGCGTGCGGTGCAGCGACCTCACCTGCCGGTGGCGTGTCGATCAAGGCTCAACCCGAGCTCGCCATCGCCGACGCGGTCGGCGATGGCAAGAAGTCCGATACCTCCATCGGTCCGCGCAAGGCCCGGCTCGTGGAGGCGCCGGGAACCAACACATCGTGCCTGGTCGCGGTTGAAGTCAGTCCGACGTCCAGGGTCGACGTCATCGCTTCCACCCGCTCGCTGGAATCCTCGTGCGAGTTGGCCACCAATGTGGCCACCGCCATCGAGCCGAAGCTGCCGAAGTAA
- a CDS encoding response regulator transcription factor — MSIDVLLLTTDADPEAVLPALSLLPHEVRPLRPEVSALLEAGPHDIVLVDARTDLVAARSLCRLLDSSGVDVPVVAVVTEGGLVAVNSDWSVDEILLPTSGPAEVDARLRLVRSRRGTTQPGGDGSLQLGELVIDEATYTARLRGRPLDLTYKEFELLKYLAQHAGRVFTRAQLLQEVWGYDFFGGTRTVDVHVRRLRAKLGPEHESLIGTVRNVGYKFVRPPRPGSARRVDHAIDAPETTIDDAELIFRA, encoded by the coding sequence ATGAGTATCGATGTGCTGCTGCTGACCACGGACGCCGACCCCGAGGCGGTCCTGCCCGCGCTGTCGCTCCTCCCGCACGAGGTGCGCCCGCTGCGCCCGGAGGTCTCGGCGCTGCTGGAAGCCGGCCCGCACGACATCGTGCTGGTCGACGCGAGGACGGACCTGGTGGCCGCGCGCAGCCTGTGCCGGCTGCTCGACTCCAGCGGCGTGGACGTGCCCGTGGTGGCCGTCGTCACCGAGGGCGGCCTGGTCGCGGTCAACTCCGACTGGAGCGTGGACGAGATCCTGCTGCCGACGTCCGGGCCGGCGGAGGTGGACGCCCGGCTGCGCCTGGTGCGCTCCCGGCGCGGCACCACGCAGCCCGGCGGCGACGGCTCGCTGCAGCTCGGTGAGCTGGTCATCGACGAGGCCACCTACACCGCCCGCCTGCGCGGCCGCCCGCTCGACCTGACCTACAAGGAGTTCGAGCTCCTCAAGTACCTGGCCCAGCACGCCGGCCGCGTGTTCACCCGCGCGCAGCTGCTGCAGGAGGTCTGGGGCTACGACTTCTTCGGCGGCACGCGCACGGTCGACGTGCACGTCCGACGCCTGCGCGCCAAGCTGGGCCCCGAGCACGAGTCCCTCATCGGCACCGTGCGCAACGTGGGCTACAAGTTCGTGCGCCCCCCGCGCCCGGGCAGCGCCCGCCGCGTGGACCACGCGATCGACGCCCCCGAGACCACGATCGACGACGCCGAGCTCATCTTCAGGGCCTGA
- the pstC gene encoding phosphate ABC transporter permease subunit PstC — MNDRTVAPRPAGTGTTGARGGVPAARPDSEAPIPPTTEADQKTHVRPGDRIFAGLATGSGIFIVVLIAAIGVFLLLQAIPSLALDKVNFLTSREWSTSDVNNMRYGILDLLLVTVVSSAFALVIAMPIALGIALFLTQYAPRRLARPFAYIIDLLAAVPSIIFGLWGLLVLGPVLTPIGEWLTSSLGWIPLFAKGNVSIELGGTIFTAGIVLAVMILPIITAVSREVFDRTPVTHVEGAIALGATKWEVVRTTVLPFGKAGYVSASMLGLGRALGETIALTIILSGTGAAFAWSLFDGGATFASKIALAAPEFNDPRTAGAYIAAGLVLFVLTFGVNALARSIVAGHKEYE, encoded by the coding sequence ATGAACGACCGCACTGTGGCCCCGCGCCCCGCGGGCACCGGCACGACCGGTGCCCGCGGGGGCGTTCCGGCTGCTCGACCCGACTCGGAGGCTCCGATTCCCCCGACCACGGAAGCCGACCAGAAGACCCACGTCCGGCCGGGTGACCGGATCTTCGCAGGCCTGGCCACGGGGTCGGGCATCTTCATCGTGGTCCTGATCGCGGCGATCGGCGTCTTCCTGCTGCTCCAGGCCATCCCCTCGCTCGCGCTGGACAAGGTCAACTTCCTGACCAGCCGCGAGTGGTCCACCAGCGACGTCAACAACATGCGCTACGGCATCCTCGACCTGCTCCTGGTCACCGTGGTGTCGTCCGCGTTCGCGCTGGTCATCGCGATGCCGATCGCCCTGGGCATCGCGCTGTTCCTCACCCAGTACGCGCCGCGCCGGCTCGCCCGGCCGTTCGCCTACATCATCGACCTGCTGGCCGCCGTGCCGTCGATCATCTTCGGCCTGTGGGGCCTGCTCGTGCTCGGCCCGGTGCTCACCCCGATCGGCGAGTGGCTGACCTCGTCGCTCGGCTGGATCCCGCTGTTCGCCAAGGGCAACGTCAGCATCGAGCTCGGCGGCACCATCTTCACCGCCGGCATCGTGCTGGCCGTGATGATCCTGCCGATCATCACCGCCGTCAGCCGCGAGGTGTTCGACCGCACGCCGGTCACCCACGTGGAGGGCGCCATCGCGCTCGGCGCCACCAAGTGGGAGGTCGTGCGCACCACCGTGCTGCCGTTCGGCAAGGCGGGCTACGTCAGCGCCTCCATGCTCGGCCTCGGCCGCGCCCTGGGCGAGACGATCGCCTTGACGATCATCCTCAGCGGCACGGGCGCCGCGTTCGCGTGGAGCCTGTTCGACGGCGGCGCGACGTTCGCGTCCAAGATCGCGCTGGCCGCGCCCGAGTTCAACGACCCGCGCACGGCGGGCGCCTACATCGCCGCCGGCCTGGTGCTGTTCGTCCTCACCTTCGGCGTCAACGCCCTCGCCCGGTCCATCGTCGCCGGTCACAAGGAGTACGAATGA
- the pstB gene encoding phosphate ABC transporter ATP-binding protein PstB, with protein sequence MAKRIDVKDLNLYYGKFHAVDGVSLAVPPKNVTAFIGPSGCGKSTVLRSLNRMHEVAPGARVEGTVLLDGEDIYASSVDPVQVRRTIGMVFQRPNPFPTMSIRDNVVAGLKLAGERNKKKLDEVAERSLRGANLWNEVKDRLDRPGGGLSGGQQQRLCIARAIAVQPDVLLMDEPCSALDPISTLAIEDLITELKKEYTIVIVTHNMQQAARVSDQTAFFNLLGVGQPGRLIEVDDTEKIFSNPSQKATEDYISGRFG encoded by the coding sequence ATGGCCAAGCGCATCGACGTGAAAGACCTGAACCTGTACTACGGCAAGTTCCACGCCGTGGACGGTGTCTCGCTCGCCGTGCCGCCGAAGAACGTGACGGCGTTCATCGGCCCGTCCGGCTGCGGGAAGTCCACCGTGCTGCGGTCGTTGAACCGCATGCACGAGGTGGCGCCCGGGGCGCGGGTGGAGGGCACCGTGCTGCTCGACGGCGAGGACATCTACGCGTCCTCCGTCGACCCGGTGCAGGTGCGCCGGACCATCGGCATGGTGTTCCAGCGCCCCAACCCGTTCCCGACGATGTCCATCCGGGACAACGTGGTGGCGGGCCTGAAGCTCGCGGGCGAGCGGAACAAGAAGAAGCTCGACGAGGTGGCCGAGCGGTCGTTGCGCGGGGCGAACCTGTGGAACGAGGTCAAGGACCGCCTCGACCGCCCCGGCGGCGGCCTGTCCGGCGGTCAGCAGCAGCGGCTGTGCATCGCGCGGGCGATCGCCGTGCAGCCGGACGTGCTGCTGATGGACGAGCCGTGCTCGGCGCTGGACCCCATCTCCACGCTCGCGATCGAGGACCTGATCACCGAGCTGAAGAAGGAGTACACGATCGTCATCGTGACCCACAACATGCAGCAGGCGGCGCGGGTCAGCGACCAGACCGCGTTCTTCAACCTGTTGGGTGTCGGCCAGCCCGGTCGGCTGATCGAGGTGGACGACACGGAGAAGATCTTCTCCAACCCGAGCCAGAAGGCGACCGAGGACTACATCTCGGGCCGTTTCGGCTGA
- the phoU gene encoding phosphate signaling complex protein PhoU translates to MREAYHDQLGQLADQLADMCGMAGDAMERATASLLGADLALAEQVIGDDAKIDDVRADIEEQAYALLALQAPVATDLRIVLAVIHAAESVERMGDLALHVAKAARRRHPNPVLPDTVRPYFAEMGRIAVELAREATDIIRTQDVQRARSLEDADDAMDDLHRHLFTVIMDKDWQHGVPSAVDTTLLGRFYERFADHAVSVAKRTVFVVTGRMPGYHPDTADGS, encoded by the coding sequence ATGCGTGAGGCCTACCACGACCAGCTCGGACAACTCGCCGACCAGCTCGCCGACATGTGCGGCATGGCCGGTGACGCGATGGAGCGCGCGACCGCTTCCCTGCTCGGGGCCGACCTGGCCCTGGCCGAGCAGGTGATCGGCGACGACGCCAAGATCGACGACGTGCGCGCCGACATCGAGGAGCAGGCCTACGCGCTGCTGGCGCTGCAGGCGCCGGTCGCGACCGACCTGCGCATCGTGCTCGCGGTGATCCACGCGGCCGAGAGCGTGGAGCGGATGGGCGACCTGGCGCTGCACGTGGCCAAGGCCGCGCGCCGCAGGCACCCCAACCCGGTGCTGCCGGACACGGTGCGGCCGTACTTCGCCGAGATGGGCCGCATCGCGGTCGAGCTGGCGCGTGAGGCGACCGACATCATCCGCACGCAGGACGTGCAGCGGGCCCGGTCGTTGGAGGACGCCGACGACGCGATGGACGACCTGCACCGGCACCTGTTCACCGTGATCATGGACAAGGACTGGCAGCACGGCGTGCCGTCCGCCGTCGACACCACGCTGCTGGGCCGGTTCTACGAGCGGTTCGCCGACCACGCCGTGTCGGTCGCCAAGCGCACCGTCTTCGTGGTCACCGGGCGGATGCCCGGCTACCACCCCGACACCGCGGACGGCTCCTGA
- a CDS encoding TlpA family protein disulfide reductase codes for MTGAWALLGAIAVVAVVAVVLRARDGRVRPAGAHAAEAHADLPAPVRALLDPGTPVTLVQLSTTFCANCRRTRTVLEELADRTEGLRHVELDVTDLPEVAATLGVLRAPTTLALAPSGAELLRVGGIPKPDALVAALRPHLPGPIG; via the coding sequence ATGACCGGTGCGTGGGCGCTGCTCGGCGCGATCGCGGTGGTGGCGGTGGTCGCCGTGGTGCTGCGGGCGCGGGACGGCCGCGTCCGCCCAGCCGGGGCGCACGCCGCCGAGGCGCACGCCGACCTGCCCGCGCCCGTGCGCGCGCTGCTGGACCCCGGCACCCCCGTGACGCTGGTGCAGCTCTCCACGACCTTCTGCGCGAACTGCCGGCGGACCCGGACCGTGCTCGAAGAGCTCGCCGACCGCACCGAGGGGCTGCGGCACGTCGAACTCGACGTGACGGACCTGCCGGAGGTCGCCGCGACGCTCGGGGTGCTGCGCGCGCCGACGACGCTGGCGCTGGCGCCGTCCGGCGCGGAACTCCTGCGCGTCGGCGGGATCCCGAAGCCCGACGCGTTGGTCGCGGCTCTGCGACCGCACCTGCCTGGACCGATCGGGTGA
- the mshD gene encoding mycothiol synthase, translating into MDLTWFDVLSPEQADEVSGLLGAAQAADGVAPVGEAVILRLRPDAHGSRHLLARDGGTLVGYLHLDVFGDSDGNEVAELAVHPDHRRRGHGAALVEAVADRAKPLRVWSHGGHPGAGALAVKLGYRKVRELLRLRRPLDADLPAPVLPDGVTLRPFVPGRDEAAVVYVNHRAFSWHPEQSAMSIEDVRQKEEQPWFDPAGFLLAVDGDGRLLGFHWTKAHTAELGEVYVVGVDPDAQGGGLGKAITLAGLAHLRDAGLTEVMLYVESDNAAALAVYDRLGFTRWDSDVQYAR; encoded by the coding sequence GTGGACTTGACCTGGTTCGACGTGTTGTCCCCCGAGCAGGCCGACGAGGTCTCCGGCCTGCTCGGAGCCGCCCAAGCCGCCGACGGCGTCGCCCCCGTCGGCGAGGCGGTGATCCTGCGCCTGCGCCCCGACGCGCACGGCAGCCGGCACCTGCTGGCCCGTGATGGCGGAACGCTGGTCGGCTACCTGCACCTCGACGTCTTCGGCGACTCCGACGGCAACGAGGTCGCGGAGCTGGCCGTGCACCCCGACCACCGCCGCCGCGGTCACGGCGCTGCGCTGGTCGAAGCGGTGGCCGACCGCGCCAAGCCCCTGCGGGTCTGGTCGCACGGCGGCCACCCCGGCGCCGGGGCGCTGGCCGTCAAGCTCGGTTACCGCAAGGTCCGCGAGCTGCTGCGCCTGCGCCGCCCCCTGGACGCCGACCTGCCCGCGCCCGTGCTGCCCGACGGCGTGACGCTGCGCCCGTTCGTGCCCGGCCGGGACGAGGCGGCGGTGGTCTACGTCAACCACCGCGCGTTCTCGTGGCACCCCGAGCAGAGCGCGATGAGCATCGAGGACGTGCGGCAGAAGGAGGAGCAGCCGTGGTTCGACCCGGCCGGGTTCCTCCTGGCCGTCGACGGCGACGGGCGGCTGCTGGGCTTCCACTGGACCAAGGCGCACACCGCCGAGCTGGGCGAGGTGTACGTGGTGGGCGTCGACCCGGACGCGCAGGGCGGCGGCCTCGGCAAGGCGATCACCCTGGCCGGTCTCGCGCACCTGCGCGACGCCGGGCTCACCGAGGTGATGCTGTACGTCGAGTCCGACAACGCCGCGGCACTGGCCGTGTACGACCGGTTGGGCTTCACCCGCTGGGACTCGGACGTCCAGTACGCCCGGTAG
- a CDS encoding alpha/beta hydrolase family protein, whose translation MTDLAFVVGHGFTNHVRKPFVARVLHRFARHGGVVALDFRGHGRSGGRSTVGGDEIHDLAAGVALARDLGYRRVATVGFSMGASVALRHAGLHEDRPDAVAAVSAPSRWWVRDTVAMRRVHWLLEQPHGRLAARALGVRLAPPWETVPESPLEVVHRITPTPLLIVHGEQDHYFGPAHAVALHRAAGGDAELWLEPGVRHAESSMTPALVDRIATWLDDRAQHPTDRTESRR comes from the coding sequence GTGACCGACCTCGCATTCGTGGTGGGTCACGGCTTCACCAACCACGTCCGCAAGCCGTTCGTGGCGCGGGTGCTGCACCGCTTCGCCAGGCACGGCGGGGTCGTCGCGCTGGACTTCCGCGGCCACGGCCGCTCCGGCGGGCGGTCCACCGTCGGCGGCGACGAGATCCACGACCTCGCCGCGGGTGTCGCGCTCGCCCGCGACCTCGGGTACCGGCGGGTGGCGACCGTCGGCTTCTCCATGGGCGCGTCCGTCGCCCTGCGCCACGCGGGCCTGCACGAGGACCGCCCGGACGCGGTGGCGGCGGTCAGCGCGCCGTCGCGCTGGTGGGTCCGCGACACGGTGGCCATGCGCCGGGTGCACTGGCTGCTCGAACAGCCTCACGGCAGGCTGGCCGCCCGCGCGCTCGGCGTGCGCCTCGCCCCGCCGTGGGAGACCGTGCCGGAGAGCCCGCTGGAGGTGGTGCACCGCATCACCCCGACCCCACTGCTCATCGTCCACGGTGAGCAGGACCACTACTTCGGCCCCGCGCACGCCGTCGCGCTGCACCGCGCGGCGGGCGGCGACGCGGAGCTGTGGCTGGAACCCGGTGTGCGGCACGCCGAGTCGTCGATGACCCCCGCGCTGGTGGACCGCATCGCGACCTGGCTGGACGACCGCGCGCAGCACCCGACCGACCGGACAGAGAGCAGGCGATGA
- a CDS encoding ESX secretion-associated protein EspG produces MSVFSFALSFAAADMLWEDLKLGSRPYPFEFPYLGQTFDERRGIRNAVYRDLESRGLAHRGRVAPEVAEALTLLVRFDYCLTAIASLDARNVERQMLARGGAAGENAALAVMDDRQIKVDVLRAPGLLRAIVDLVPPSRPGPGQSITVPVPSSAPPPPPRRDDDFGNATFTQAMAPRSSTSTQVRALEAVFERPRLRAGQFGVTVRGRHGREQRAPQVAWFDNDQGRYLSQTRQGPDGQKWLTHAPADNARIAAQLSQELNGLLA; encoded by the coding sequence GTGAGCGTGTTCTCGTTCGCCCTGTCCTTCGCGGCGGCCGACATGCTCTGGGAAGACCTCAAGCTCGGCAGCCGCCCCTACCCGTTCGAATTCCCCTACCTCGGGCAGACGTTCGACGAGCGGCGCGGCATCCGCAACGCCGTCTACCGCGACCTGGAGTCGCGCGGCCTGGCCCACCGCGGCCGGGTCGCGCCCGAAGTGGCGGAAGCGCTCACCCTGCTGGTCCGCTTCGACTACTGCCTCACCGCGATCGCGTCCCTGGACGCGCGCAACGTCGAGCGCCAGATGCTGGCGCGCGGCGGCGCGGCCGGGGAGAACGCGGCGCTCGCCGTGATGGACGACCGGCAGATCAAGGTCGACGTGCTGCGCGCGCCCGGCCTGCTGCGCGCGATCGTGGACCTGGTCCCGCCGTCACGGCCCGGTCCCGGTCAGTCGATCACCGTGCCGGTGCCGTCGTCCGCGCCACCGCCGCCACCGCGCCGGGACGACGACTTCGGCAATGCCACGTTCACCCAGGCCATGGCACCGCGCTCGTCGACGTCCACGCAGGTCCGCGCGTTGGAGGCGGTGTTCGAACGGCCGCGCCTGCGGGCCGGCCAGTTCGGCGTCACGGTCCGCGGCAGGCACGGCCGGGAGCAGCGCGCGCCGCAGGTCGCCTGGTTCGACAACGACCAGGGTCGCTACCTGTCGCAGACGCGGCAGGGGCCGGACGGCCAGAAGTGGCTCACCCACGCCCCCGCCGACAACGCGCGCATCGCCGCCCAGCTCTCGCAGGAGCTGAACGGCCTGCTCGCCTGA